In one window of Ovis aries strain OAR_USU_Benz2616 breed Rambouillet chromosome 5, ARS-UI_Ramb_v3.0, whole genome shotgun sequence DNA:
- the LOC101105571 gene encoding heterogeneous nuclear ribonucleoproteins A2/B1-like, which yields MAAASEPAMEKTVESGSVKREKKENEQIRKLFIGGLSSETTEESLKNYYQQWGELTDCVVIRGLASQKSRGFGFVTFSSVAEVDAAMAARPHSIDGRVVDPKRAVAREKSEKQGSLVTVKKLFVGGLKEDTKEHHLREYFEKYGKIDAIEIITDRQSGKKRGFGFVTFDDYDPVDKIVLQKYHTINGHRAEVGKALLRQEMQEIQGSRSRKGGPSSISSSGGENFGRGPGTKFRGEADGYGNGPGSRDGCLGYGGGPGGGNFGGYPCYGGGNFGGYPCYGGGGGEYGGRGPGYGNQWEFSGGGYGYNFGNYYQQPSNYGPMRNGIFGVGRNIATPYSGENYGLGGNGRSGGYGGGNGY from the coding sequence ATGGCTGCAGCGAGTGAACCCGCGATGGAGAAAACTGTGGAATCTGGTTCtgtgaagagggaaaagaaagaaaacgaaCAAATCCGTAAACTCTTCATTGGTGGCTTGAGCTCTGAAACCACAGAAGAAAGTCTGAAGAACTACTATCAGCAGTGGGGAGAACTCACCGACTGTGTGGTCATAAGGGGCCTTGCCAGTCAAAAATCAAGAGGATTTGGTTTTGTTACTTTCTCCTCCGTGGCTGAGGTGGATGCAGCCATGGCGGCCAGACCTCATTCCATTGATGGGAGAGTGGTTGACCCCAAACGTGCTGTTGCGAGAGAGAAATCTGAAAAACAGGGGTCGCTTGTCACTGTGAAGAAGCTGTTCGTTGGTGGACTTAAGGAAGATACCAAGGAGCATCATCTTAGAGAGTACTTTGAGAAATATGGAAAAATCGATGCCATTGAGATCATCACTGAtaggcagtcaggcaagaaaagaggCTTTGGATTTGTGACTTTTGATGACTATGATCCCGTGGATAAGATTGTGTTGCAGAAATACCATACCATCAACGGTCATCGTGCAGAAGTCGGGAAGGCTTTGTTGAGACAGGAAATGCAGGAAATTCAAGGTTCTAGAAGTAGAAAAGGAGGCCCTTCTAGTATTTCTTCTAGTGGGGGTGAAAATTTTGGACGAGGGCCAGGAACTAAATTTAGAGGAGAAGCTGATGGGTATGGAAATGGTCCCGGATCTAGGGATGGCTGCCTTGGGTATGGAGGAGGACCTGGAGGTGGGAATTTTGGAGGTTACCCTTGTTATGGAGGTGGGAATTTTGGAGGTTACCCTTGttatggaggaggaggtggagaatATGGTGGTCGAGGTCCTGGGTATGGCAACCAGTGGGAATTCTCTGGAGGTGGTTATGGCTATAATTTTGGAAATTACTACCAGCAACCTTCTAACTATGGTCCAATGAGAAATGGAATCTTTGGTGTTGGCAGGAACATAGCGACCCCATACAGTGGAGAAAATTATGGCCTAGGAGGCAATGGAAGAAGTGGGGGTTATGGAGGGGGAAATGGATATTGA